The Pseudanabaena galeata CCNP1313 genome includes a region encoding these proteins:
- the rpoC1 gene encoding DNA-directed RNA polymerase subunit gamma (DNA-dependent RNA polymerase catalyzes the transcription of DNA into RNA using the four ribonucleoside triphosphates as substrates; in cyanobacteria the beta' subunit is composed of two distinct genes that produce a gamma and beta' subunit) has translation MAKVEQRFDYVKIGLASPDRIRKWGERVLPNGSLVGEVTKPETINYRTLKPEMDGLFCERIFGPAKDWECHCGKYKRVRHRGIVCERCGVEVTESRVRRHRMGFIKLAASVTHVWYLKGIPSYMATLLDIPLRDVEQIVYFNAYVVLNPGIQSEVDGVIVSVNSREIRIRGVDGIERAYHLHPKHVSSVTEGKVVEAGEAIASAYNLSYKQLLSEDQWIDLEDQIYAEDPVLDGIEVGIGAEAIKQLLQNINLEKEAERLRTDIENSKGQKRAKLIKRLRVVDNFVATGSKPDWMVLDVIPVIPPDLRPMVQLDGGRFATSDLNDLYRRVINRNNRLARLQEILAPEIIVRNEKRMLQEAVDALIDNGRRGRTVVGANNRPLKSLSDIIEGKQGRFRQNLLGKRVDYSGRSVIVVGPNLKIHQCGLPKEMAIELFQPFVIHRLIKTGLVNNIKAAKKLIQRNDPAVWDVLEDVIREHPVMLNRAPTLHRLGIQAFEPLLVSGRAIQLHPLVCPAFNADFDGDQMAVHVPLSIEAQAEARLLMLASNNILSPATGRPIVTPSQDMVLGCYYLTTENPYKQKGEGRYFANFNDVVMAYEQGEIDIHANVWVRFEGIVEGQGAVKENEEPKVTVLEDGTKVKEYDFRRTREDAEGGLISQYIKTTPGRVIFNQAIYASLAI, from the coding sequence ATGGCGAAAGTGGAACAGCGATTTGACTATGTCAAGATTGGCTTGGCATCACCCGATCGCATTCGTAAGTGGGGCGAGAGAGTTTTACCAAATGGCAGTTTGGTTGGCGAAGTCACAAAACCTGAAACAATTAACTACCGCACACTGAAGCCAGAAATGGATGGCTTGTTCTGTGAGCGGATTTTTGGTCCTGCTAAGGACTGGGAATGTCATTGCGGCAAGTATAAGCGTGTGCGCCATCGTGGCATCGTTTGCGAGCGTTGCGGCGTAGAAGTCACGGAGTCAAGAGTACGCCGTCACCGTATGGGCTTCATCAAGTTAGCGGCTTCAGTTACCCATGTATGGTATCTCAAGGGTATTCCCAGTTATATGGCGACTTTGCTGGATATTCCTCTACGTGATGTCGAGCAAATTGTTTACTTTAATGCCTACGTTGTCCTTAATCCCGGAATTCAGTCTGAGGTTGATGGTGTAATTGTTTCCGTCAATAGCCGTGAGATCCGTATTCGTGGCGTTGATGGTATTGAAAGAGCTTATCATTTGCATCCAAAACATGTTTCTTCTGTGACGGAAGGAAAGGTTGTTGAAGCTGGAGAGGCGATCGCTAGTGCCTACAATCTCTCATACAAGCAACTGCTTTCTGAGGATCAATGGATTGATCTAGAAGATCAAATCTATGCTGAAGATCCAGTCCTAGACGGTATTGAAGTTGGTATTGGTGCTGAAGCAATTAAGCAATTATTGCAAAATATCAATCTTGAAAAGGAAGCTGAGCGTCTTCGCACGGATATTGAAAATTCCAAAGGTCAAAAACGCGCCAAATTAATCAAGCGTTTGCGGGTAGTTGATAACTTTGTGGCGACTGGCTCTAAGCCAGACTGGATGGTGTTGGATGTCATTCCTGTAATTCCTCCCGATTTGCGTCCGATGGTACAGCTTGATGGTGGGCGCTTTGCTACCAGCGACTTGAATGATCTCTATCGTCGGGTGATCAACCGTAACAACCGTTTAGCAAGGTTACAAGAAATCCTTGCACCTGAGATTATCGTCCGTAACGAAAAACGGATGTTGCAAGAAGCTGTTGATGCGCTCATCGATAACGGTCGTCGTGGACGGACAGTAGTTGGCGCAAACAATCGCCCACTGAAGTCTCTCTCAGACATTATCGAAGGTAAGCAAGGTCGTTTCCGTCAAAACTTACTCGGTAAACGGGTTGACTACTCTGGTCGTTCAGTCATCGTCGTTGGTCCTAACCTCAAGATTCACCAATGTGGTCTGCCTAAGGAAATGGCGATCGAGCTGTTCCAGCCCTTTGTAATTCATCGCCTGATCAAAACAGGTTTAGTGAATAACATTAAAGCTGCCAAGAAACTGATTCAGCGTAATGATCCAGCCGTTTGGGACGTACTAGAGGATGTGATCCGTGAACACCCCGTGATGCTCAACCGCGCTCCAACGTTGCACAGATTGGGTATTCAAGCCTTTGAACCTTTGCTAGTGAGTGGTCGTGCAATTCAATTGCATCCCCTCGTTTGTCCAGCCTTTAACGCTGACTTTGACGGTGACCAAATGGCGGTTCACGTACCTCTATCGATTGAAGCGCAAGCAGAAGCACGCTTGTTGATGTTGGCTTCTAACAACATTCTCTCGCCTGCAACAGGTCGTCCGATCGTTACACCTAGCCAAGATATGGTTTTGGGCTGTTACTATCTCACCACCGAAAATCCCTATAAGCAGAAAGGTGAAGGACGTTACTTTGCTAACTTCAACGATGTCGTGATGGCATACGAACAAGGTGAAATTGACATTCATGCCAATGTTTGGGTGCGTTTCGAGGGAATCGTGGAAGGTCAAGGTGCAGTCAAGGAAAATGAGGAGCCTAAAGTTACGGTTCTCGAAGATGGCACAAAGGTCAAGGAATACGATTTCCGACGGACTCGTGAAGATGCTGAAGGTGGCTTGATTTCGCAGTACATCAAAACTACTCCTGGGCGCGTAATTTTCAATCAGGCAATTTATGCGTCTCTAGCTATCTAA
- a CDS encoding DNA-directed RNA polymerase subunit beta' yields the protein MADFTTSNTDSPEEKKPQRFINSTIDKGQLKKLIAWAFTHYGTTSAANVADQLKALGFRYATQAGVSISIDDLQVPASKKALLAAAEQEIEETESRYTRGEITEVERFQKVIDTWNVANENLKDEVVKNFKSNNPLNSVYMMAFSGARGNISQVRQLVGMRGLMADPQGEIIDLPIKTNFREGLTVTEYIISSYGARKGLVDTALRTADSGYLTRRLVDVSQDVIVRENDCGTTRGIKLKAMRDGEKTLIKLSDRLFGRVAAEDIVDPNTGEVIVMRNQEISEDLSLAAQKAGVEEVCVRSAFTCESTRSVCQMCYGWSLAHAELVDIGEAVGIIAAQSIGEPGTQLTMRTFHTGGVFTGEVAEQQRAPYDGTIKYNKKLKVRPMRTRHGEDAFIVESNGDFTLESSEGKKVYAITQGSTLLMRDGQKVSQNQLMAEVSITGKTSRKTTEKATKALNTGLAGEVLFSDLAIEEKKDRQGNTSYVARGEKGRVWVLAGEVYDLPPTAEPTVKNETYVTEGDVLAETRLITEHGGVVRLSEEDSRHNREVEIITASVVLDQAIVKEESYQGREHYVLETQGGQSFSLKASPGSKLINNQVVAELIDDTYQTKSGGIIKFAGVEVAKRSKGKQGYEVVKGGTLLWVPEETHEVNKDASLLMVEENQFIEAGTEVVKDIFSQTAGVVEVFQKNDILREIVIKPGDLHLVDDPQTAMQKNGTLAQPGTEIMPGLTSPELRYVEYLDSTEGPALLLRPVEEYQVPDVPTVPSQESVNQEGRSIGLRAVQRIPYKDGDRVKAIDSVELLKTQLLLEVDTDAPQLAADIEFIPNDSDPGSLRLQLVILESLVIRQDNSGDPAHTNSRTRLLVNDGDRIDPGAVVARTEILCKRPGQIRGIRQGAEVVRRLLVVTEADCITTPCPNPTVQAGDLLRSGDEIGEGVITEESGQVLKVEDGSVVFRIGRPYLVSPGALLQIHDADLVQRGDNIALLVFERAKTGDIIQGLPRIEELLEARKPKEMCVLARTTGTAQVTYDSDDNPEVKILGDDGVLDDDYSFNAGQSVIISDGQKLLAGEALTDGPANPHDILDIYFHAYKESLGVRQAALIGLQKVQEFLMNEVQSVYQSQGVDISDKHIEVIVKQMTSKVRIEDGGDTTRLPGELVELHQVEQINEAMEITGGAPADYTPVLMGITKASLNTDSFISAASFQETTRVLTEAAIEGKSDWLRGLKENVIIGRLIPAGTGFNAYDTPIVDVDNGYEPDLGYDEEADDVIIDDNTARNYQIIEPRIEPIRVVDKPRSRRSFDDELVDDDVEFDDDDEEDDDDFEDED from the coding sequence ATGGCAGATTTCACGACTAGCAACACGGATTCGCCTGAAGAAAAGAAGCCTCAGCGCTTTATCAATAGCACCATCGATAAGGGGCAGTTGAAGAAGTTAATTGCTTGGGCTTTTACGCATTATGGAACAACTAGCGCCGCCAATGTTGCTGACCAATTAAAAGCACTAGGCTTTCGCTATGCAACTCAGGCTGGCGTATCAATTAGTATCGACGATTTACAAGTTCCTGCTAGTAAGAAAGCTTTGCTAGCGGCGGCTGAGCAAGAAATCGAAGAAACCGAAAGCCGTTATACAAGGGGCGAAATTACCGAGGTCGAACGTTTCCAAAAGGTAATTGATACATGGAACGTGGCTAATGAGAACCTCAAGGATGAGGTGGTGAAAAACTTTAAGAGCAATAACCCTCTTAACTCGGTATACATGATGGCGTTCTCTGGAGCGCGTGGTAACATCTCGCAGGTGCGTCAGCTAGTCGGTATGCGTGGTTTGATGGCTGATCCGCAAGGGGAAATTATCGATTTACCGATTAAGACGAATTTCCGTGAAGGGCTGACAGTTACCGAATATATTATTTCCTCCTACGGTGCGCGTAAAGGACTCGTAGATACAGCGTTACGCACGGCTGACTCTGGATATCTTACCCGTCGTCTTGTTGACGTATCGCAGGATGTGATCGTTCGTGAGAATGACTGTGGTACGACTCGCGGCATTAAGCTCAAAGCGATGCGCGATGGGGAAAAGACCTTAATCAAGTTGTCCGATCGCCTATTTGGTCGGGTGGCAGCCGAGGATATTGTCGATCCTAATACGGGCGAAGTGATCGTCATGCGTAATCAAGAGATTTCGGAAGATTTATCCTTGGCAGCACAAAAGGCTGGAGTCGAAGAAGTTTGTGTGCGCTCCGCCTTTACTTGCGAATCGACGCGATCGGTTTGTCAGATGTGCTATGGCTGGAGCTTGGCTCATGCTGAGTTGGTAGATATTGGCGAAGCAGTAGGTATCATCGCCGCCCAGTCCATCGGTGAACCAGGTACACAGCTAACTATGCGTACTTTCCACACAGGTGGTGTATTTACTGGGGAAGTTGCTGAACAACAACGCGCTCCCTACGATGGCACAATCAAGTACAACAAAAAGCTGAAAGTCCGCCCCATGCGTACTCGTCACGGTGAAGACGCATTCATTGTGGAATCCAATGGTGACTTTACCCTAGAAAGTTCTGAAGGTAAGAAAGTCTATGCGATTACCCAAGGTTCGACATTGTTGATGCGTGATGGACAGAAAGTATCTCAAAATCAACTGATGGCTGAGGTATCCATCACAGGTAAAACTTCTCGCAAAACCACAGAAAAGGCGACAAAAGCGCTGAATACTGGTTTGGCAGGTGAAGTATTATTCTCGGATCTGGCGATCGAAGAGAAAAAAGACCGTCAAGGTAACACCAGCTACGTCGCTCGTGGTGAAAAAGGACGGGTTTGGGTCTTGGCTGGTGAAGTCTATGACTTGCCTCCAACGGCTGAGCCAACTGTGAAAAATGAAACCTATGTCACAGAAGGTGATGTCCTTGCGGAAACTCGCTTGATTACAGAGCATGGCGGTGTCGTACGTTTGAGTGAGGAAGATAGTCGCCATAACCGCGAAGTCGAAATTATTACGGCTTCGGTAGTATTGGATCAGGCGATCGTTAAAGAAGAAAGCTATCAAGGTCGTGAGCATTATGTTCTGGAAACTCAAGGTGGTCAAAGCTTCTCGCTCAAGGCTTCTCCCGGTTCCAAACTGATCAATAATCAAGTCGTTGCCGAACTGATTGATGATACTTACCAAACTAAGAGTGGCGGTATTATCAAGTTCGCAGGTGTGGAAGTTGCTAAGCGCAGTAAGGGCAAGCAGGGTTATGAAGTCGTCAAGGGTGGCACTTTGCTCTGGGTTCCTGAAGAAACCCATGAAGTGAATAAGGATGCTTCCCTATTGATGGTGGAAGAGAATCAGTTCATTGAGGCTGGGACAGAAGTTGTTAAGGATATCTTCAGTCAAACCGCAGGGGTGGTGGAAGTATTCCAAAAGAATGACATTCTGCGCGAAATTGTGATCAAACCAGGTGATTTACATCTTGTTGATGATCCACAAACTGCCATGCAAAAGAATGGCACTTTAGCTCAACCAGGCACGGAAATTATGCCAGGATTGACTTCCCCAGAACTGCGCTATGTGGAATATCTGGACTCGACGGAAGGTCCTGCCTTGCTATTACGTCCCGTGGAGGAATATCAAGTTCCTGATGTGCCAACGGTTCCTAGCCAAGAATCGGTCAACCAAGAAGGTCGTTCGATTGGATTACGGGCTGTTCAGCGTATCCCTTACAAGGACGGCGATCGCGTCAAGGCGATCGATAGCGTGGAGCTACTCAAGACTCAACTATTACTAGAAGTTGACACCGATGCCCCTCAATTGGCTGCGGACATTGAGTTTATTCCTAATGACAGCGATCCAGGTAGCTTGCGTTTGCAATTGGTAATTCTCGAATCCTTAGTGATTCGTCAAGATAACTCTGGCGACCCCGCTCACACCAACTCACGCACTCGTTTGCTAGTAAATGATGGCGATCGCATTGATCCAGGTGCAGTTGTTGCTCGCACGGAAATTCTCTGTAAGCGGCCTGGTCAAATTCGTGGTATTCGTCAAGGGGCAGAAGTAGTTCGTCGTTTACTGGTTGTTACCGAAGCAGATTGCATCACCACACCTTGCCCTAATCCCACGGTGCAGGCTGGAGATCTTTTGCGATCGGGTGATGAAATAGGTGAGGGCGTGATTACCGAAGAGTCGGGACAAGTTCTCAAGGTAGAAGATGGCTCCGTCGTATTTCGGATTGGTCGTCCTTATCTGGTATCCCCTGGTGCATTGTTGCAAATCCATGATGCTGACCTTGTGCAACGTGGTGACAACATTGCCCTGCTAGTATTTGAACGAGCCAAAACTGGAGATATTATTCAAGGTTTGCCTCGGATTGAGGAACTCCTCGAAGCACGTAAGCCAAAGGAAATGTGTGTACTTGCGCGGACAACAGGCACTGCCCAAGTCACCTACGACTCAGACGATAATCCTGAAGTGAAGATTCTTGGCGATGATGGCGTTCTTGATGATGATTATTCATTCAATGCGGGTCAGAGTGTGATTATCTCCGATGGTCAGAAGCTTTTGGCTGGTGAAGCACTCACCGATGGTCCCGCCAATCCCCATGATATTCTCGATATCTATTTCCATGCTTACAAGGAATCTCTGGGTGTCAGACAAGCTGCCCTCATTGGATTACAAAAGGTACAAGAGTTCTTGATGAACGAAGTCCAATCTGTATACCAATCTCAAGGTGTAGACATTTCCGATAAGCACATTGAAGTAATCGTTAAACAGATGACTTCTAAGGTACGCATCGAGGACGGTGGTGATACAACTCGTCTCCCTGGGGAACTAGTAGAACTCCATCAAGTTGAACAAATCAACGAAGCGATGGAAATTACAGGTGGCGCTCCTGCGGACTATACGCCTGTGTTGATGGGTATTACCAAGGCTAGTTTGAATACCGATAGCTTTATCTCGGCGGCGAGTTTCCAAGAGACGACTCGTGTTCTTACGGAAGCAGCGATCGAAGGTAAGTCTGACTGGTTGCGTGGCTTGAAGGAGAACGTCATTATCGGTCGTTTGATTCCTGCTGGTACGGGCTTTAATGCTTATGACACGCCTATCGTGGATGTCGATAATGGCTATGAGCCAGATCTCGGCTATGACGAAGAAGCGGATGATGTAATCATTGATGACAATACTGCACGTAATTATCAAATCATTGAGCCTCGAATCGAGCCAATCCGAGTTGTCGATAAGCCTCGCAGTCGTCGTAGCTTTGACGATGAGCTAGTGGATGATGATGTGGAGTTTGATGATGACGATGAGGAAGATGATGATGATTTTGAGGATGAAGACTAA
- a CDS encoding DUF5615 family PIN-like protein has translation MIIWIDAQLPPALANWINSNFDVEAMSLKYLSLRDAKDIEIFEAARFANVVIMTKDSDFIDLVCRLGSPPRILWLTCGNVSNRNLQRLLTATLAEALSQLEQGEVIVEISNNS, from the coding sequence ATGATTATTTGGATTGATGCTCAGTTGCCTCCAGCTTTGGCAAATTGGATAAATAGTAATTTTGATGTTGAGGCTATGTCTTTGAAGTATCTCTCACTACGAGATGCGAAGGATATCGAAATCTTTGAGGCGGCAAGATTTGCTAATGTGGTGATTATGACGAAGGATAGCGATTTTATTGATTTGGTCTGTCGATTGGGATCGCCTCCTCGAATTTTATGGCTGACTTGTGGCAATGTCTCCAATCGTAATTTGCAGCGACTTCTCACTGCTACTTTGGCTGAGGCATTAAGTCAATTGGAACAAGGGGAAGTTATTGTAGAAATTAGTAATAATTCGTGA
- a CDS encoding DUF433 domain-containing protein: MNLKHSLLNRITQIAGQCGGRPCIRGMRIRVTDILEMLSENVSITEILEDFPDLELADIQACLVFAARRTDFPRLTA; this comes from the coding sequence ATGAACTTAAAACATAGTCTACTAAATCGTATCACCCAAATTGCTGGGCAATGTGGTGGTCGTCCTTGTATTCGTGGGATGCGAATTCGGGTGACGGATATTTTGGAAATGCTATCGGAAAATGTAAGCATTACTGAAATTCTAGAAGATTTTCCTGATTTAGAGCTTGCTGATATTCAAGCTTGTTTAGTCTTTGCGGCGCGGCGTACTGATTTCCCTAGACTTACTGCATGA
- a CDS encoding DUF29 domain-containing protein, with product MTVINAKLSLKTVYEQDYLMWLEMTSEQLRTGQLENLDIENLLEEIEAMARKEKVALESNLEILLMHLLKYQYQVNKRTSSWRYTIDEHRSRIIKALKVSPSLKPYLKQVFEDCYQEGRRKTAIETGLNISTFPMRSPFSQEETLNPDFLPE from the coding sequence ATGACAGTCATAAATGCAAAACTCTCTTTGAAGACAGTCTACGAACAAGACTACCTAATGTGGTTAGAAATGACTAGCGAACAACTCCGCACAGGGCAACTAGAAAACTTAGATATTGAGAACCTTTTAGAAGAAATAGAAGCAATGGCGCGAAAAGAAAAAGTTGCTTTAGAAAGTAATTTAGAAATCTTATTGATGCATTTACTCAAATATCAATATCAAGTCAATAAACGTACTTCGAGCTGGCGATATACTATTGACGAACACCGTAGCCGCATTATTAAAGCCCTAAAAGTAAGCCCTAGCCTAAAACCATACTTAAAACAAGTCTTTGAGGACTGTTATCAAGAAGGTCGAAGAAAAACCGCTATTGAAACAGGATTAAATATATCTACTTTCCCAATGCGATCGCCTTTTAGCCAAGAAGAGACTTTAAATCCTGATTTTTTACCTGAATAA
- a CDS encoding DUF5615 family PIN-like protein, producing the protein MSPKTVGDLQKQGYEIIRSSEVLPANAPDINILEFARTENWVVLTQDLDFSMIAI; encoded by the coding sequence ATCTCACCCAAAACAGTTGGAGATCTACAAAAACAAGGCTATGAAATTATTCGTAGCTCAGAAGTTTTACCCGCCAACGCCCCAGACATCAATATTTTAGAATTTGCTAGAACCGAAAACTGGGTTGTATTGACTCAAGATCTAGACTTCTCAATGATTGCTATATAG
- the hemF gene encoding oxygen-dependent coproporphyrinogen oxidase, giving the protein MTIAPVAPRKVLLKVPVDSKTRVKQFMQSLQDSICQGLEELDGKAKFKQDQWERPEGGGGRSRVITDGDYFDKGGVNFSEVYGSQLPPAILRHHPEVAGETFYATGTSMVLHPKNPYAPTVHLNYRYFEAGPIWWFGGGLDLTPYYGFAEDAKHLHNTLKDACDRHNPHYYPVFKQWCDDYFFLKHRGETRGVGGIFFDYQNGEDGLYKNSNDSTTAQVMSDEIGDVPRTWEEIFAFVNSCGNSFLPAYTPIANRRRNMEYGDREKQWQLYRRGRYVEFNLVYDRGTIFGLQTNGRTESILMSLPPLVRWDYDYHPEPNTPEAELHTTFLKPQDWVNWQA; this is encoded by the coding sequence ATGACTATCGCCCCTGTAGCTCCTAGGAAAGTTTTACTTAAAGTTCCTGTTGATTCTAAAACTCGTGTGAAACAGTTCATGCAATCTTTACAAGACAGCATTTGTCAAGGTTTAGAGGAATTAGATGGCAAAGCCAAGTTTAAACAGGATCAGTGGGAACGTCCTGAAGGTGGTGGCGGGCGATCTCGTGTAATTACCGATGGTGACTATTTTGATAAGGGTGGTGTAAATTTTTCTGAGGTCTATGGCTCCCAGTTACCCCCAGCCATTTTGCGCCATCATCCAGAAGTTGCAGGCGAAACTTTCTATGCAACTGGTACTTCGATGGTGCTGCATCCTAAAAATCCTTATGCACCAACAGTACACCTGAACTATCGCTATTTTGAAGCAGGTCCAATCTGGTGGTTTGGTGGCGGACTTGACCTCACCCCTTACTATGGCTTTGCTGAAGATGCTAAGCATTTGCACAATACCCTTAAAGATGCTTGCGATCGCCACAATCCTCATTACTATCCTGTGTTCAAGCAATGGTGTGATGATTACTTCTTCCTTAAGCATCGCGGTGAGACTCGCGGCGTAGGCGGTATTTTCTTTGACTACCAAAATGGCGAAGATGGACTTTACAAAAATAGTAATGACTCCACAACTGCTCAAGTCATGAGTGACGAGATCGGTGATGTCCCTCGCACTTGGGAAGAGATTTTTGCCTTTGTTAATAGCTGCGGTAATTCTTTCTTACCTGCCTATACGCCGATCGCCAATCGTCGTCGCAATATGGAATATGGCGATCGCGAAAAGCAATGGCAACTCTACCGTCGTGGACGCTATGTAGAATTTAACCTTGTCTATGATCGCGGCACAATTTTTGGCTTGCAAACCAATGGACGTACTGAATCAATCCTGATGTCACTTCCTCCTCTTGTTCGTTGGGATTACGACTATCATCCAGAGCCTAATACCCCTGAAGCTGAACTGCACACAACTTTCTTGAAACCCCAAGACTGGGTTAATTGGCAAGCTTAA
- a CDS encoding IS30 family transposase, protein MSFVHLTTTERSELYKLRVIEQLSVSEIGRRLKRNKSTISRELSRNTDERQIGYLPDTAVALMKARRKQAKVRFQSISAETIAEVKQRLEQHHSPEQLAGRMEREGLGKISYETIYLMIYANHQEMGIYQQYLRQKQKQRRRKGRHQKRGGIPNRVGIENRPKIADLKTEIGHWESDTVIGCNHTGIVVTHVDKASKYLLAGLAKNKTMDEINRVTFNLFDPIESTSRKTMTFDNGREFCGHEKLSERLKLETFFANPYHSWERGLNEHTNGLIREFYPKSTNFKIVKEEDFQKAVNLINYRPRKSLDYRTPYEVFFASSEPVAFHP, encoded by the coding sequence ATGAGCTTTGTCCATCTTACCACCACAGAAAGAAGTGAACTGTATAAACTAAGAGTAATTGAGCAATTATCTGTATCAGAGATAGGTCGTCGCTTGAAGCGAAACAAAAGTACGATTTCAAGAGAGTTATCGCGCAATACAGACGAGCGACAGATTGGCTATTTGCCAGATACTGCGGTTGCCCTGATGAAAGCAAGACGGAAACAAGCAAAGGTAAGATTTCAGAGCATCAGTGCTGAGACGATCGCCGAAGTCAAACAACGGTTAGAGCAACACCACAGCCCAGAGCAACTAGCAGGGAGAATGGAAAGGGAGGGGCTAGGTAAAATCAGCTATGAGACGATTTATCTGATGATCTATGCAAACCATCAAGAGATGGGAATATATCAACAATATCTGAGGCAGAAGCAAAAGCAACGAAGGCGCAAAGGTCGCCATCAGAAGCGAGGTGGCATTCCCAATAGGGTAGGGATAGAGAATCGACCGAAGATTGCAGATTTAAAAACAGAGATTGGACATTGGGAAAGTGATACGGTAATCGGGTGCAACCACACAGGTATCGTAGTTACGCATGTTGATAAAGCATCGAAGTATTTACTTGCTGGACTAGCTAAGAACAAGACGATGGACGAGATAAACAGAGTGACATTCAATCTATTTGATCCTATAGAATCAACATCTCGAAAGACAATGACCTTTGATAATGGAAGAGAATTCTGTGGGCATGAGAAGCTATCTGAAAGATTGAAACTAGAGACCTTCTTTGCGAATCCATATCATTCATGGGAACGTGGATTGAATGAACACACCAATGGATTAATTAGAGAGTTCTATCCCAAAAGTACAAACTTTAAAATCGTGAAAGAAGAGGACTTTCAGAAGGCAGTGAATTTGATCAATTACAGACCCAGAAAATCACTTGACTATCGTACTCCTTACGAAGTATTCTTTGCTTCATCAGAACCCGTTGCATTTCATCCTTGA
- a CDS encoding DUF2079 domain-containing protein: MKPNLILSKVFSVESLIYLLLLVAPVIWCLKHANKTLLVIAFPTILMSVLSADPQQRYLANHYPLPILPILIVMVISSISEFTGQKKWRYQFILFWTALAFVTMSRLNLFTGEYLGSLDTWQANNEAIALVKTQGSILTTHEISSHVTHRPQVKLAFSNLNPNLEEFDYILLNTRHPGYQSDRNYALSLVEQAKQIPSFKLEYQKDDVYLFAKNNL; encoded by the coding sequence ATAAAACCAAACTTGATTTTAAGTAAAGTTTTCTCAGTTGAGAGCTTGATATACTTATTGTTATTAGTTGCACCAGTTATTTGGTGCTTAAAACATGCAAATAAAACACTATTAGTAATTGCATTCCCAACCATATTAATGAGTGTTTTGTCAGCTGATCCTCAACAAAGATATTTGGCAAATCATTATCCTTTGCCTATCTTACCGATTTTGATTGTAATGGTCATTTCTAGTATTAGTGAATTTACAGGACAAAAGAAATGGCGGTATCAATTTATATTGTTTTGGACAGCATTAGCATTTGTAACAATGTCACGTTTAAATCTATTTACTGGCGAATACTTGGGATCATTAGATACTTGGCAAGCTAATAATGAAGCTATCGCCTTGGTTAAAACTCAAGGCAGTATTCTTACCACCCATGAAATTTCTTCCCATGTTACTCATCGCCCTCAAGTCAAATTAGCCTTTTCTAATCTGAATCCTAATCTTGAGGAGTTTGATTATATTCTGCTAAATACGAGGCATCCCGGTTATCAAAGCGATCGCAATTATGCGCTGAGTCTGGTTGAACAAGCAAAACAAATACCTAGTTTCAAACTTGAGTATCAGAAAGATGATGTTTATTTATTTGCGAAAAATAATTTGTGA
- a CDS encoding Uma2 family endonuclease codes for MVLLNVNPPSVSENIVNGDIDASISKDIKLLPIEIESDEPELESDLHREQINLLVRLLKYYWRDRQDVYVTGNLTVYYNPDKLTNRDFRGPDVFVVMDVEKRDRKSWVLWNEGNKYPNLVIELLSDSTAKVDRSTKKLLYQDLWRLPNYFWFDPDSLEFAGFKLVDGKYEAIAPNESGYLWSDQLELYLGIYEKQLRWFTADGELIPTAEERADKLEAILRSQGIDPNQLSI; via the coding sequence ATGGTGCTTTTGAATGTCAACCCGCCATCTGTTAGTGAAAATATTGTCAATGGTGATATTGATGCAAGTATTTCTAAAGATATCAAACTACTTCCGATTGAAATAGAGAGTGACGAGCCAGAATTGGAAAGTGATTTACACCGTGAACAAATCAATCTTTTAGTTCGCCTTTTGAAATATTACTGGCGTGATCGCCAAGATGTCTATGTGACAGGTAACCTCACAGTCTATTACAATCCAGACAAACTCACAAACCGTGACTTTCGGGGACCCGATGTATTTGTGGTGATGGATGTAGAAAAGCGCGATCGCAAAAGTTGGGTATTGTGGAATGAGGGCAATAAATATCCGAATCTAGTGATCGAGTTATTGTCAGACTCTACGGCAAAAGTAGATCGCAGCACCAAAAAACTGCTATATCAAGATCTGTGGCGCTTACCTAATTACTTCTGGTTTGATCCCGATAGTTTAGAGTTCGCTGGGTTTAAGCTAGTTGATGGCAAGTATGAGGCGATCGCACCGAATGAATCAGGATATCTATGGAGCGATCAACTAGAGCTATATCTGGGTATCTATGAAAAACAATTGCGATGGTTTACTGCTGATGGCGAATTGATCCCAACAGCAGAAGAAAGAGCTGATAAGTTAGAGGCTATTTTGCGATCACAAGGAATTGACCCTAATCAATTATCAATCTAG